The DNA segment aggagatttcaatgcaacTCGCTTTCTCATCCTCAAACTACAAGTTTGGTGGCCACATATAATACTTACAAAACTTCAGTTATGATTGGCTGGCACTAACACCCCAATCAAATGGCCAAATTTAGTGAAACTTCAATCCAGTGTATTTTGCCTTGCTGAATGTCAGTTTGGCGGCAGGGTGCTACAAAGCAATACCAAGAGTCATTCGGGATTGATCACGATCATCTATGAAACCATACGGCTCGATATGATTCTCAGCATTTTGAGTTTTAGAAATAGATGCAATTAATTTTTGTGAGTGGGCAATTCATTATTTCAGTAAGCAACAGAGCGCAAAAACCAGGACGGATAGGAAGAACGACAGATTCTTGCTATTTGTCCTGGTTTTTGTGCACTGTTGTACACTGAAATTAGAAATAGGTACTGTTTtattacaaacaaacaaaaaatgcttATTTACAAGGGCCTATGCAATATAATATGGAAATACTATGACCTTATTAATACATCTAATCATTTTGAACCAATAAAAGCAAGGACCATATCCAAAATCCTGACACTCAAAATGGCTGACTTTGTGGATCATTTGACGGTTGCCCAAAATTTGTTTCAAGCCTGTTTTGGCTTTACCGATCTCACGAGATAGTCCCAACTTTTTATATTATAAAACTGTGGTCCTAGAATTAGTGCCAACTGCCTTGagtattcttttatttattattgaagcAGTGAAGTGAGATTACCAAGCACAGCCTCTGGAGATAGCATTCCACAGCAACCATTCTGTCTGACAGCCTGCGATTGACACTAACAGTGAAGCGCACTCACTCAAAGTGTCCCTAAATTTGGCCATCCAACCGGGCTATAACTCGACAACAAATTTATCTCATACGAGACTTCATCAGTGTGTTTCCGATTATCTTTGTTTATTGCATGCAGGACTTTCATAATGTCTTCATAAGTTCAGATCTTAAAGAACGTGGTTTGTCTTTAAGTGGCACCTCGGCATTCTCTGCTAACAGCATATGCGTCAACAACGTGGAGGAAGTGGCGCCAGTGCTGCCGCCGCACATTCCCAGGGGAGCGGGGTGTCGCACCTGCTGGGATACTTTGGGCCTACTGCCCGCCCCATTCTGCCTAGGTAAAATTCCTTTTCTGCCACTGGCCTCCCCGAATTAAATGAAAAGACCGCTGCACAAAAAAagaccacacacacacatcgaCATGAGCTTAATTACATCTAATTCCAGAAGAGGCGATTAATTGCGAATGttagaagaaagaaagaggagaatCCTGCTGGCCACAACTACGATGACCGACACTTGAACGGCCAGCAAAGGGAGTGCAGTAGCAACTATCAGCACAATTTGCTCTAGTCATCTGCAAGGTAGATCATGAATGCATGCCGCTAGCTGACAGGTTAGATCATTGAGCCCACGGGTCATTAGGGATAGAGCAAGATGTGTATGGTCTTCATCTTTGTCCATAGGCTACCGTGGAGGCAttttatgttgaattccaatggcggagtcagagcaagtttttctgctcgtttcggagCAAGTTTGTCCCAATGGCAGAGTGAGGGCGGGAGCAAAGTGTTCCAATGAAAGAGTCGGAGTGGATTCAGAGCGGGAGTCACTCTGTGGAGCAGAAAAAGATGCTCCGCCAAAATcggcggagtggaccggaactctgcgtgacgTATTTCCTTTACCACGTTTCTCTGCTGGGGGTCGCCACCGGTCGCGACTCGCGAGTTGTGGTGGTAATGGCGGACGACATGAACGACTCGGCTAGTTCGGCAAAGCATGCGGCATTGCTTATGCTACTCGAcagcgacagctccgagtcggaaAGCTCAAGTTCCGACACGAGCGATTACTCGGATAGTGACAGCGACGCTGAAACTGCCGCTTAGGAGCGGGAATTGGACAGGATGTTCCGCATTCCCGCGAAGAGGCCCAAAATAGTCGGCTTCATCGAGGACGTCGTGCGGCAGAACTCGGACGAtgaggtaaagaaaaaaagaaaggaaagcatCATACTCAAGGTTTAACACGTTGCGGTGCTttcctttctgtttcttttttttttcagttccgaAGGCTCTTCAAGCTAGCTCGACCTGTGGCTGAAAAGTTGATCGCCGAGCTTGCTGCGTCGTCATGTGCCCTTCGAGCACACATGGAGGGGTTCCAGCAAAATCTGCGGAAACGCACATCTTGTCTTTTATCTGGTGAGTTCTCGCCTTTATTTCTATGCACCTGCCAAATGAACAACGATAAATGAAACGCGAGGGCGTGGGATGcctgcataaaaatgcatttgacTGCGAGCTCGTTGCTTGCACTGCAGTGTAGTCTGAAGCTGCTTTTCCGCATGCGTGTTATCCCACTGCACAGGTACACGGCCAACAAAACCTGCATGAGAAACGTGGCAAGCCGGTTCGACTTGTCAGAAAGCTCTGTTCACCGAATCCTCCCTAGAGTAGCCGACTTCCTCCTGACCCTGGGACCATCGTTGATAAAGTTTCCTGCTGACCTGGAGAACCTCACTAGAAGTTTTGAGAAGGTTTGTTGTGATTTTCTTTACCTATAAGGAACAATGATATTGCCCAGCCAAGTTTTATTGATGATATCGCAACATCActgtgcacgttttttttttttcgttttttttgctATTTCAAGCTCTATAATGCACTATGCATTATAGAGCTGGACCTTCATGAAAACGTCATAGCTTGTGATGATAACACTCAGAATTTCTGCCAGTGGTGGACGAAACATTCAACCTAAAGTATCTCCTGGGATCACAGCAAATTCCTTGCATAGGAATGATGCTGCATACTTTGTCATCACCCACAACAGTAGATTTCTGTTCATATTTCCGGGTGTACGATGCGATATAGACCACGTCTGCTTTTGCAAGAAAGTTCTCATTACGTGCTTCAACTCGCTTAAGGGAAGAACATACACAGGCTTTGTTTCTTTTCTCTCACATTTTGTTtagtaaaaaaaagaagtggaTAGTAAAAATCGTAATATGTTGTGTGCACGGCAGTGCATGCTACCTTCAGTACTTCTCAAAGTTGCATTTGGTTTCTTTAACATGAAATAAATGGTGCTGTGCCATGAAGGGTATGCTGTTAATGGGAGTTAATGGGTATGAGCACCAGTATTTCCTGTTAAAACTCATTGCAAATGATCATTTTCTGTTCAGACATGGATGATATCGCTCAATACAAGTGTATGACTTGCTTGCAGGTGTCTGGAATGCCTGATGTTATTGGTTGCATAGATGGATCCTACATCAAGATACAGTGCCCGGACAAGAAGGTTGCTTCAACATATTGTAACAGGCACCACTACCTTTCACTGACACTGCAAGCCGTCTGCGATGACAAAAGACGCTTCCTTGATGCATTCATTGGAAGCTCAAGCAAAATGCATGATTCCCATGTGTTCAGCTTGTCGCCACTTTCAAAGAAAATCTCTGCCGTATGTCAGGGGTCTTTCCATCTTTTAGGGGACGCAGCGTATCCACTGCGGGAATACCTGTTGACACCTTACAGGGATTATGGTGCTTTGACAAAACAGCAAAAAGGATTTAATTATAAGTTTTCAGCCACAAGAGCTGCTCATCAAAAATGCATTTAGCAACCTCAAAAAGCGCTTCAGACAGCTGATGTATCTTGAGCTCCGCACTATTCAGTGGCTCAATAAGTTCATCATAAGCTGCTGCATTCTCCACAACTTGTGCATCGAGTATGGTGATGTAgagccagatgatgatgatgatgaacaagtACCCAATGATGTACAGTGGCAGAACTGCAGTGATAATCGCATTGACGAATCTGGTGAAGAGCGAGCACTGCGCAGGCTTGGGGAAATTAAGCGCACGAAAGTCTTGGCAAAGTTCCTGTAGAAAAATTGTGGGCACTAAACCATCCTGCTCCAAAGTGTACTTTTCCTCTAGCTTCAAAACACCATAAGCCCTAAATGGATTCTGCTGCAAACTCTTCGTTTCCTTGAGCTTCAAAACACCAAAAGCCACTTTAATAACAGCACTAGGCTTTACGTGCGTAATCATGCAATGATGGTATGACATTCTTTGTAACTCTGTAATTACCTGGATGTAAACGTAAGAACCACTAGCTCCGACGCCGTATTGGAGCTGGTGCATCGAAATAAAGCTGCAGCAAGCTGGTGAATCAAAAAGTCCATGCAGTAGTTGGGGGCTGCGGTATTACTAACGCGCAGCCCCCTTTAAATACACAAGCACACGTTTGGCACTATACACTTTTATTTTAACATGCTGACATTCACACTGGAATTTTTTTATTCGCCCTCAAGGCCAAGAGCACGGCTTAAAGGCATCATTTTTTCGGCGTGTTGCTTCGCTTTTTCTTGGCGAATACTCTCTTTGTATTCTTGCCTCTGTTGGTGGCGCTTCTCTCTTTGCTGTTCCCGTgcagctcgtttttttttctgtttcttgttGAAGTTTTGACATCTCTTCAAAAAAAACTTTCATCTCAAGCATTCTGGAACCCGAGGGCTTAGGCTTTTTAGCCACGGGTTCCTCTGTAAATGCCTGGCTCGGTGCTAGGCTTGCCGACTCCTGGCTGGTCGACACTTGGCTGGTCGACGCCTGCCTGGTCGACGCTTGGCTGGCCGACGCCTGGCTGGCCAACGCTTGGCTGGCCAACGCCTGGCTGGCTGGCCTCTTCACAGCAACAATGCCAGAGCTGTCCCTCAGCTCTTCGGGCTCGAGGCTGTCGTCTAGCCAGCGTATTCTCGCTATTTCGTCTTCAAACGGCACATCACACGGGGAATTCCCAGATTTCTTATTGTGTGCTGTAGCGCTTCTTTTCCTTCGCATGACCGTTTTATAGCGGCTACAGCACTGCTCACCGGTTTTGGGAATTCCCAGTGCCTCTGATATGTTTGCTGCAATGCGGGCGAACATTGCCTTTTTATTTTTGAATTTTTTCATTGGACCAATATCTGCAAAATACTGCTCATAATAGTCTAGTAACAGTTTGGTTTCTCTGGCTGTCCATTCACAGCTTGTACCTGCAAACAAAAAGTGCATGAGGTAGTTCTAGAGGTGTCACACCTGCATATCCCAAAGAAACAGACTTGAATTCCTTAAATTACTTTACACCAACAATTTATCCCTTGAACCATCTGAACATTCATCGCAGTTATCGACC comes from the Dermacentor silvarum isolate Dsil-2018 chromosome 9, BIME_Dsil_1.4, whole genome shotgun sequence genome and includes:
- the LOC119465235 gene encoding putative nuclease HARBI1, whose product is MCPSSTHGGVPAKSAETHILSFIWYTANKTCMRNVASRFDLSESSVHRILPRVADFLLTLGPSLIKFPADLENLTRSFEKVSGMPDVIGCIDGSYIKIQCPDKKVASTYCNRHHYLSLTLQAVCDDKRRFLDAFIGSSSKMHDSHVFSLSPLSKKISAVCQGSFHLLGDAAYPLREYLLTPYRDYGALTKQQKGFNYKFSATRAAHQKCI